The nucleotide window TGTTCCTTAAATTCTTAATACCTCACGTAACATTAGAGATTAGGGGGAGGGGAAACTGCACTTAACTTTTATAGAACCTCGAGTGTCGAGGCCACCGATCGATGATAATGGATTCATGGAGTTATCCTAGACGCATTGTTTACTAGCTTCAGTGCACTCTGAGGATAAGACATGACAACGTTGAAGTAGGAGATAGTAAAAACATGAGCTGAAACATCGCTGTATCTTACCGTGTTAACCCTATccgtacctactaataaaataaaagtgaaagcatatctgtctgtttgtctaacTTTCTGTGTCTTTTCCATTTTATTGATTGATGAATGAATTGGTAGAGGAATAGGTTATATCCCAGAGACGGATAAAGGGTACTTTTTATAACCaagggatttttataaaaacctaaatagctagttttatattatatatacttaaCTATTAGCACTAATTAATGATATATTAATAGACaagttttttaatgaaatttaaaaaaaacacggtTGTGGCTCTATCAATGATACCAACACTTGCCCTGAACAATTGATGAGCTGAACCAAATTGGCAGTTCAAAACATCAAATTATTCAAACCAGCAAGAAAAAAAGACGGGGCATTTCAAGAACATAGAACTCTTTAATACCATTACTCATACGGTATTTCACCATTAATTATCTTGCATCCCGCACAGTATTTAATCCTGCTCAAGGGTTGCATCGTATGGGTAACTAAGCCGATTACAATATACTACGAACGCCCTAACAAAGAGCCACCGTCGACTTGTTAGCGACCAAGTTTGTCTTGTTAAAACTCACTCGCAGGACTTATGACATTTCAGACTGGCTAAAAAGCCTTTCAACTGTGCTTTGGGGGATTTTATCTGAATCTCTATGAATATGCAAAAGTTCTCCAGCTTCCTAATGGGACACTCGTTTCATATCTTCCTTATTATGCTTGTTTGTAATGGTCAAAGAAATATGCTATATACTTTTGTAACTTACACAAATgcataaagaaaaagaaatacgACTGGATCGTAGAGAAGTTTTTCTTCGTCGCTAACAGGTCGCTTTTACCATTTCgatgatgaaataaaaatgtagatgtaacccatactaatatcacaAATGTGCAAcagtgtttgtctgtctgctagcttttcgcgtCCCATCCGTTCAGCCGATTGTGACGACAGAGATGGTTTACATCACGCGGAtgggcataggttacttttggTCTCATAAAATCACAGGGTTTCTcttcgggatttaaaaaaaaaaacctaattccacatCGAAgtagtcgtgggcatcatacagtataagtattttataataatgtggttgtccttaaaatataaatgcataagaaagtgtaaataaatcattaaaatCCATATCACAGCgcattttagatattattttctatttttttaaagactaaTTCATGAAACTTAACAATATTAGACTACGCTAAGTAATAAGTTTGTTCTGTGAAAAGTTTGTTACAGAACTTCTGCATAGAATGACAAAGCAGGCTGACTTAAAGCTGTTTTAGCTATTTGAAGATAGGTActgcatacataatataatacaaagaAAGAACTTATTACTAAAGGAAAACAAGACCATTAAAGATTTACTCAATTGacactttaattattattattattcccgCTCGCCGCACCACTTTCGCCTGAGCTGATAGTAGGTGATAGGAAACCCACACTTTTGGAGTTCATTATTAGGTGGGAAACCAGTGTGTAACCagatgctagcaaaaacgaagacaggtgataagtactgatgattactgatgagataccataaaaaaaactacgatacatttttttgaagattctgtattttttaaaagttcacaatacattgcaaataaaatatctggctaacgctagaggtcaacgaccgttccgtaaaataggctactcgAATTCAATGGCGCGTCGTAGATGGggtattgacccgagttttgcacgctatacaatgctggtttaaaaatactaaatcactaaaactacaacatgaggcaaatggttattggcattggattttattaaggtagtataaagctaagtttttgctggtgttctggttacacctgcaTAATCTATCTACTTATTTGAAACGTTATAGGTATTGCAACTGAGTTTGTTGTTTGCTAGTTGCAAACCTGCCTGCTTACAGAGCTGCTCATTAATATTAGAGACGAACTCATAAGCGGATCGAAGCAGATTAATTAATGTACTCAGCTcgctacataggtacctatctaagagCAAAGTTAAGCAACTTATTTTCCAGATAATAGGTAAGAAGGTgcatttatgtatgtatgataAATACCTTTTTTAATTATCCTACCTACTGTATGTGTcagatcaacccatcgtcggcccactactaagaacaAGTATATCTACTCCTAGAATGAGAAAGGGTTGGGCTACAGAATTAGGAAAATGACACTTTTTATTAGGATTTCTGTGGGTTGGCCACAGTCCGCCACGCtgaccaaatgcggattggcagacctcccacacctttgagaacattatgcaaaACTCTCAACCACGCCGGTTTCCTTACGTAGGCAGCTAGAGTAGGTGTATCTCATGTCTAactaatgaaaataatttgaaataagtAACTTTTCTAGTGCTTTGGAATCGTCATTTACTGATTATTTTATATACGGAATGCCTTTAATACTAAAAGCTATCATAAATGCTAaggtgtgcctgtctgtctatctgtcaaacAGATAAATCGTTACATTCTCGACCATTCAACTGACTTTGATGTATGTAGTAACCTGGAGATGGGTATAAGATAGCTACTTTGGATCCCGGCAAATCagtattcccacgggatttttaaaatccaaacggacgaagttgcagcaTTGACTAGTTTACGGTAAAAAGTCGAATCTAGTACAAAACCATACAAAGATAATGAAATTATCTTCCGTATACTATcaatcatcatcgcgtgccttcttcgaaacaaagtttggcgatcatcatccgaaaagcttctctattaaaagccgcctctttcaacttcgggtaactaagccctgtccacccccttatatcgtccaaccatttacgtctttggcgaccttgagctcttttgcctgcaattctcccttccaaaactaatcttgggaatgagaattgtcctcctctctgtaaatgcccaaagaaagcgagcttccttcgcatgatggtggacatgagttctctctctttgtggaccaattcCAGTACCTTAGTGTTCGGTGTAAAACTGTTCCAGGTTATCTTGAGCATTTTCCTGTAGATCCACATTTCGAAAGCTTGTAGGCGGTTAGTTGCTTCCTTTTTGAGAACCCAAGTTTCACAACCATACAAGAGGGTGGACCAGACATAGCACTTTACAAGGCGGCATCTCAGCTCAAGCTGTATTTTGTTGCTGCAGAGGATTTTGGACATCTTGTGGAACATGGTTTTGGCTTGGCTAATACGGCactttatttcttgtaggtgaTCCAGATCCGAAGTGAAATACCTACCCAGGTACTTCATTTTCGGGACCACATCCACGCTCTGGCCCCTCAATTCCAGACGGAAGGGACTTTCAGGCCTCTTCGAAATCAACATTGCCTTCGTTTTACTGACATTAATTGATAAGCCCTTAGCTTCTCCCGCTCTTGATACTTCGGTAAGCAGCTGTTGCAGTCCGGTGGCAGAATTAGCAATCAGTACTGTATCGTCAGCATATCGGATGTTGTTTACGCATACTCCGTTTATATTAATTCCTTGTTGGATAGAACTTAGTAAATCTGTTAAGATCTCTTCAGAGTACAGATTGAAGAGTAATGGAGATAGTATACAGCCCTGTCGGACACCTCTGGTTATTGGCCGCCAGTCCGAGAGTTTACCCTCTATTTTCACTGCTGCTTCCTGGTTCCAATAGAGGTTTCCTATTAGTCGGAGATCTTTATCTTCCAAACCCTTCTTTCTGAGGACATCCATAAGAATTTGATGTTTGACCCGATCAAATGCCTTTTCATAATCTATGAAGCAGAGGTACACATTCTGTTGCATTTCGATGGCTCTCTCTGCTAAGACATTTAACGTGAATATGGCCTCCCGCGTTCCTACTCCCAATCTAAAGCCAAACTGTTGTTGACATATACTGTCTTGGCATTtccctattattctattataaattattttaaggaaAACCTTTGTAGTATGGCTCATCAGACTAATTGTTCGATAGTCAGAGCATTTGGTCGCTCTAGGTTTTTTGGGGATAGTAACAAAAGTGGAACGAAGAAGATCTTTTGGGATATTTCCGGAGTCGTAAATCTTATTAAACAGTTGTAGCATACTATCAATatctttatgatattattatctctAACTCAAATACGCACGTTTTACAATCATAGCATGTAGAGCAAACGGAACATTCAAGTTGGTAGCCGTATAAACCCactgaaatttaaaaagtagTAAAGTGAGAAACCTGGCAATATCTCGAAACAAACACAAGTCGGTTATCTCTAAAGTCGCGCGGAGGAAGTTTGACAAAGCATTTATTGTTAGAAAAGAAGTCGCAGCGAATACTCCCCGAGCCGGCTTCTAACGATAACGAGTTCTAAAGTAGGTGGATCCTGACTGAAAAATACACTTATCGTTggaattgtttttaacccccaacccaaaaagaggggtgttataagtttgacgtgtgtgtctgtgtatctgtctgtgatataatatacttattttagaTTCAGCAtctttttgaagtgaaaacttctaaAGGCGCGGTGACAGATTTTGAGGTGAATAAAAACTTCAAGTTCGCGTCagcgacatgctaatgttatcAGCTTTTAACCAAATTAATACAGTACACGCGTAGTagtgtatttaaataattaccAGTTCTCAGAAAGTTAGAAAGTGCTAAGAAACATACCTATAAGTAGCTAATTTAAACAATAGATAGCCTACTTATTTCATATTTGTAATACTTACCCATCTTTTTTTCTTGTATTGTACTTACTCGGTAAAGTcttcgtcatcattatcatcatcattatcaaccgatacctaaacgtccacagctggacaaaggtctcttgtagggacttccacacgctacgATCTTGCGCCACTTGAATCCAGCGCTGtccaacgctgtgctttccttcacgaggtcaccattctagcaccttagaaccccaacgtttatcggttttcctaactatgtgtcctgcccattgcccttcagcttcgcaacccttTGAACTATGTCGGTAATCGGCAACATCACTGATGGAGAATTTCTTCACGTATTCTAGTAGGTAATACGTCCAACGTATCTGTAACTGTATCTGCTGATTAATAGGCAAGGAGCCCGCACTGAATTTTGTTAGATAACGCACCGATGACTAAGTGCATCGCGTTATGTTAAACAGGGACCATTTCTTTGGAAACTAGTCGAGGGATAGCAAGTTAGATATATCCCGCTTCATATTTTAAAAGGGAACACTGTTTTATATTCTAGCTGCGAAGAGCGTACCCCATGTGGGTAGTTTAAGAATGCTTTGGTTTAAGAGCTTTGAATCTCAAAACTAACGGTTAATtctaaaaaactaaactaaacaagtttttaaaataaatacttaatcaaAGATGTGTGGTATATGTGTACTTTCTATAGGATACACTTGTACATGACGTGATAGGTCTACAAGATTATTCTGATCCATCTACATCCTATGCCCATCTAGACCATCTTCAAACCCTAACTTAATTATAACTGCACTTAATATCCTAATTCAAGTATCCAAGATCGTCCATGTTTCAGGGGCAATCTGAACAAACCCGATTATAGATAACTTGCCCTGGCTTCTCTCGGATGGTCTAAAGTCACCTGAAGCATATCTATAGATATGACTAATAGCTACTTATACGTACCCAGATGAAGGTACAGAAAACCACGACTTCAGGAATTAGATGTTTGAAAAATTCTGTTGAAACCCTTTCGTTTTACTTCTAAGACTTTACTTCTAGCATACCTAACCGTGGCCGATTCCAAGGTACAGGATTTTTCTGAGAACTTATCGACTAAGCCATGTAACCCGTCAGACAAACACAATAATTATCGCATTTGTAATAAAAGTTagtagctataatattattatgtataggtatagATGGAAGAAGCTTGTCCTAAagacatataaataaaatctagaGATTCTATAGCAGAAACTTTAACTAAAACACGACCACTACTTAGTGAAATTAGCGTTTATTAAAACAGACTGAAGTGGTGGGCTGGGTAGGGAGATGTGGTGGGCTGGGCTTTTTTACACttacaaagtaggtatgtattctACACCTGATACCTATTACTCATTTAGAAATTCCTAGTAtgtcaattattataaaatacatacaatatagTTTGTACTCAGCTTTGTCTTATAATACCTAAGTGTTCTTCTCTCCAACCCAGTCAATACAATTATCAAGTTTACGCAGCGGTCGCCTAAGCCAAACTTAAACTTGCTCTGGTTAGCTGCATTTGGAGAGTTGATAATTTCTAGAGCAACAATCGAATCGTTAAAACGACTCATCTTGACTGGTGTGAGTCGCGCTTTTTGTTATTTAGTTAACTTGTGCTTGACCTGCTTTTACTTATGCTTACTATCTTGATTATATGACTCAATACTTATGATAATGTTACAAGAATAAACGAGAGAGAGTttcctaaatatttttattgccaaACGTCATGCCTTCCGCTACGAACGTCACCTTTCCGAGCATTTCCTCCAAGAACAAAGGCCGGGCTTATTTAGTTACGTGTCCGAGAGAAATACCATAAGAGAGAAAGAGAGGGATAAGAGATTAAGCGATAGACAGAGAGCAGTTTATTGAATTTTAAGCCACAACGCTGTGCAAACTGAATTGCTTTTTGCGTGACAAGAATCACTATTTAAACGTTTTTGCGGAGTGAGCCTTCTGTATTTGTGAGGTACTATTGAGTATTCCGTGGTTAAATGATAGGTAAGCTTAGGTACTGCTTTGTAATCTTTATGGGGTGCGCTTTTTTGACGTCTAATATTTACTGCTCGATGGTCAAACTCATTGGCAGTGAATATCCTAATTGACATATCGGGCAGTGGACCGAGCCCTAGCAGCGGATACTCGACGACAGACCATCGAATAGCGTACTAGGGGTAAAATATCAACGCGCATATACGAACTGTGTGTGGATTTAAAGGGATTATCAGCACGCAGActagaatttggtattttgtatcagaaatcagaataaaacggttttttaataaataagacTAGTCAAGTGCAAGTAAGATTGGTGCAAAAACCGTTAtgtaacatcgtacaagatacttttagaaacaaaaattgtaCAGGGACCATTTTGAAAATCGCCATCTTGGTTCTGTTATATTTTCCCCCGTTGCACATTGACTTTATGTGCACAGTGCACGCGAAGCAGTAAACAGATATAATTTCTACAATTTCAAAATATGTAGTAGAAAAGACAAGAAGTGACAAGCTCCTTATGAAAAGCTTTAGTGTGTTCGCAGAAAATAATTAACTTCTTACACATCAATTAATGTTAGTCgcaatatttaattactaataaaatgatatttaggtactttgttttcatatttgatttttgatgtgataaaaatattgcttcatgataatattttgacagccGATTTGTACACGATATTTTCGTACTCTATTTTTATTGCCGGTTTCACATTATCGGTGTTTAACATGTTACTAAATTTAAACATCCTCAATTATTTGTACCGATGAATACaacaataatttatcaaatatttaaactttaatttgGATCGAAATGTTTtaactaattataattttttcgaGAGATTGACAAGTTTTTACAGTTACTTTTACAAAGTAACTAGAATTTCAAATAGTTAAGTaattatagtaatttttttggaaCAATGAATCACATCAATTTTTACAGTAATGTCCTTGCTACTTGTCCTGTCCTgtcacattttattataatactataggatgcccgcagcttcgcccgcgtggattttacttataatatttaatcccacagaaactctttgattttccgggataaaaagtaatatgtcatcccaagtctgtaccaaatttgattaaagtcggttcagtggttgggtcgtgaaaacgtagcagacagacagacagacacgctttcgcatttataattttggtATGGATATAGAAAATATGTCGATTCAGATACTTCATTACAAGGTGCCAATCACATCGTCTCGTGCGAAATCATAACTCAGCAAGACGCGTACCCTCCTTCTAAATCTTTGGGGAAGCTCCATCCATTGCGTTTAATTATAGCCCGACCCCAAGCGCTCACCTGAAGATCGTTAATCTTTCTTAAAGATATATTCGCTGGATCGCAACAGCCTTCATTCTACGCCCTCGGCGCTAATCGCCTTGTGTCGCACTTCGGTTTTATTTAGGCTTTCAATAGACGATACTGATACCGGACCGTTGTAAAATGTATGTTTCCAATCCATGATGTTCTTAATCAACTATGTAGTTCAAAAGAACAATCTTAGTCTAAATTTTTTCTGAATAAGGAGGTACAAGAACAGCTTAAGGATTTGGTGGTTCCCACAGTCGCAAATAGAGAGTGCTCCTCACTCATGCCAAGACATCTAAAAACTGAACTCGATACACGAACCCAAGCCTGATTACTCATGATGCacgcactagatggcagcacgggtagcttaatcggAAATTAAAAGTAGAACacgcaaatctgaatcgcaTTGACGGAGCGTTTATCAATCTGCACTATATATAGAGAGGGTTTACTTAAGTAAAACCTCTCTAGCTCTAGGTAgtaagcatttttttttgttctataCCGTGAACAACATAAAAACAATGCGACACTTTTCTGCTAAATTTTGTATGAGACTATCTTGTTAGAAACGTGGCATAGGTATTTTGTTTAAGATCCAAAAGCTCCAAGTAGGCCTTAATCTGCTATCTCAGTCTGCTACGGTTTTCAAATTCAATGGTTTATTTGAACTTCATAGCTTCTGCAATCTAGGTACTTTTGTGTTGTCAGTTATTAATCTGATGTCTGTCTAATAAATACAGGAACTATGCAGCAACTTATCCGTTGATAGAATGCGGTTTGAGTGAGTATACATTTCCGATCCGGTTACAATATGGCTGCGGTTGAAAACCGGATCGTGTATTTGCAGCTTTAGCCTTTGCTACCTTCGCTAACTCTCCTTTGCTTAGTTACTGCATTGAAAAGTCTTTGAACTCTGGATTCACCCCCGCTTTTCAAAGACGGCTTGACTTTACGTGTCACGATCTTGATTTCGACATTTATGTTTATTGATTAGCGGGATCATGGTATCAATAAGCTCCATTAACCAATTTTCCCTCGGGGTCTGTTGATTAAGTTCGGTGTTTAATCTCAAAGGTTTTGTTTTTGGTTAAATGATTACGATCAAAAGCAAAATAATCTGTCTAATTATTTCGCAAAATTATTTATGTTGGTTAATTTGGCTTTCAGTAATTTTTTGACAGGATCTAGAGCCTTGTTCTAGCTGACCACCCTTTACTCGCGTGGTATTTCTAAAAACCCTTTTTAGTAGGGGTTTACTTTATAGAGGGAACCTACCTACGTGCTATCAAGTTTCTAGagtatcagtcagtcagtttcttcgtttatataatactagaatAGATGAAGCTGTTAACTTCGTCCGCgagtatttagatttttgaaaatcccgtgtgagctctttgattttccgagataaacaGTAGCTTTGTCATTCTCTGCGAAGCAAGGTATCAACTGTGGTATCATGTAGACTACGGGCCCATgtacaaaaatggatgggtcatatgaaccaccagatgacgtatataggacgatataagagcataaaataatacgattcagcactatgccgtcacttgtaagctgtccaactgagtgctggtgagaattcaaaagtgcaggtagagtgagtacattttggtcatatatttttgtacggcatttttaccatcaatagatccatgaaaaatagtaagaaagcgcgcagtgccgtaaaaaagtagtgcgccacaaagtcggtaaattttttgattttctgacaatttccggggtaaatttggtcatttcattctgtacggcattagtttcatactgtttcaatacagcctctaatccattattccgcaacgccgtacaaatatcatgcgacaaggggaaaaaatcgagggttgcaactccctctctttccgtgctccggggggtgatttgaaacaacataaaattaatttattttgaaagtattttatgcatagataatatttttttacatgccgtacattttcgttggtccaaaggtttgtaggggaaaAAAACTCAAGGAAAAATCCATAGAACGAAATGTAAAGTGAAATTTATgacgatatttttttatacggcATTTAGATAGTTTATTTGTACTTAatgcaatccatactaatattataaatgcgaaagtgtgtcagtctgtctgtctgtctgctaccttttcacggcccaacagtttaaccgattctgacgaaatttggtacagggttagcttatatcccggggacggacataggctactttttatccagaaaatcaaagagttcccacgggattcccaaaaacccatccgcttaaccgatttgtatgaaatttggtgccgaagtagcttgcgtctctgtaattgacttatgcaactttttatctcggaaaatcaaagaattcccacgggattcctaaaaacccatccgcataaccgatttgtatgaaaggtaccgaggtagcttgcgatCCTGTaagtgacataggcattttatcccggaaaatcaaacagttcccacgggatctttaaaatctaaatccacgcggacgaagtcgcgggcatcctctagtaatttataaaaagtatTTGTTACAGATCCACTACTCATGGAACAAACTTTCAATGTTCTGCAAGAATATGTATGCGTTTTATACAATGTAAAAGCAAGAAAAACTGTCAACGAAGCAAGGTGTATCATATTCGATAGGATTTATACACCGAAAAGCTGTAATGAAGCTTTCAAAAAGAAAGCTATGAAATTGGAAGCAACGTCGTTTCCCCCTTGTTTCAGGGAGTTAAAACAACATATGAagagaagtacctacatagcaCAGATTTGGTGTAATGCCTACAAACAAATACCGTCGACCTTGTTACCAATAAGATATGGATGGATGTTCAATGACGGTCGGTACGATTTCGACTGGTTCCACGGCGAGGAATGCCCCCAAAAAGTCAGTGACATAACGGAACCGGATGAGGAATCAGGCGAAGAAATTGATGACGTCATAGGTGAATAAATATATCTTTACATCTTCAATCTGTACGTAAGACTTTAATTTTGACAAAAACTTATTCATGTTTCAGAAAATGATAGAGAAGATAATTCGGACGTCGATGAAGACGTTGACTCCGATAACAACTCAGCGGCTGATTCCGATActgattaatttaaataaaaaccttattttgtattatcatctttaaatatatcgaatttatctaaaaaataagtgtttcattttcatcagcctaaaagatatggactgcattaaaatgtacggcatcattttttcctaattcatttatcttaatactatttaaaacaaggggagaatgaagaaaattgctatattttattaatctatgaatatttaaacttttgcaataatttgaaaaatttcagtttttgtatttctcaataattttttttagaacagtttcttttgaacggcaatactatataacaatagtattttacactatcatgttaaaaaaatgatgaaaaatgatgtcatgaaattaagataattattgatacacattcaaatgaacactaattttttgacggcaatatttttaatagtacttttgagtgctagataatgttttggaaccaaagccgttctttttcaaatcaccccctggagcacggaaagagaggcggttgcaaccctcgattttttccccttgtcgcatgatttttgtacggcgttgcggaataatggattagaggctgtattgaaacagtatgaaactaatgccgtacagaatgaaatgaccaaatttactccggaaattatcagaaaatcaaaaaatttaccgactttgtggcgcaccatttttttacggcactgcgcgctttcttactatttttcatggatctatcgatggtaaaaatgccgtacaaaaatatatgaccaaaatgtactcactctacctgcacttttgaattctcaccagcactcagttggacagcttacaagtgacggcatagtgctgaatcgtattattttatgctcttatatcgtcctatatacgtcatctggtggttcatatgacccatccatttttgtacATGGGCCCGTAGTCTAATGTACCACGttaaaattggtaaaatgaatgggccgtgaaaatgtaacacAGAAACTGACAGATAGGTACCACAAATTCGCATTTATGATTATGTATTAGTACTTATTAGGTATTGGTATAGATTTACATATAAAAGTAAGTTATAAGTGTAAGCTAAATTTTACTTTAACTCTAAATTTGACCTTATGTTACTTAAATAGGCATAGGTAAGCTTTTCCCCTATTGCCTTCTAACTTCTAACGCCTTATTTACATTAAACCTTCATAATATCATTCCTAGGGGATTTGTTCCAACCACATAAATAGTCCCACGATAAGAATCGCAGTTAAAACAATCATAACTGTGTAATTTCAATTGCAAAATCTCGACAGTAAATCAGTACTTACTAAGTAATTGCTTATAAAACTCATTTGCATTGCAACATGAGTATATACGGACATAAATTACATTTCTGCCAACTTATATCACGAAAGAAAATCGTTAGTAAATATATtgctatgtaaataaaattacgaGCTTTGGTATTGGTACCCACTAccttataaatttaaaatacaaGATTCGTGGAAATGTGtcgcaatgtttttttttatttttaatacaccctactacctacctatatgtataaaatccatactaatccatacttactaatattataaatgcgaaagtgtgtctgtctgcctgtctgtctgtctgtctgtctgctaccttttcacgacccaacagtttaaccgattctgacgaaatttgatacagggttagcttatatcccggggacggacataggctactttttagcccggaaaatcaaagagttcccgcgggattaccaaagatgaaatttggtaccgaagtagcttgcgtccctgtaatcgaaataggcaactttttatcccggaaaatcaaacagttccgacgggatctataaatatctaaatccacgcggacgaagtcgcgggcatcctctagtaagaaatataaaacaaaaaaacgtTTCTACATATatccgttatagactttgaaaccattcAACCGATATGCCctaaaccggtttcattagatTAGGAATAGGATTAGGAGATTTAGATTAGGTTTCGGcttttttagcgtagtagcatGGTACGCTGGGTATCCGCTGGAAACCTATAAAATAAGAAACAACTATATACGTTTTTACTCATATTTATTAGGGTAGAAATATAAGCTGCAACCTATGGTGTATTCCATATCCACATAGTATACCTAACATACCtagtatactaatattatatggaGAATCGTTTacaaccttttcacggctcaactgcTGAAGAT belongs to Maniola jurtina chromosome 6, ilManJurt1.1, whole genome shotgun sequence and includes:
- the LOC123866444 gene encoding uncharacterized protein LOC123866444, which codes for MEQTFNVLQEYVCVLYNVKARKTVNEARCIIFDRIYTPKSCNEAFKKKAMKLEATSFPPCFRELKQHMKRSTYIAQIWCNAYKQIPSTLLPIRYGWMFNDGRYDFDWFHGEECPQKVSDITEPDEESGEEIDDVIENDREDNSDVDEDVDSDNNSAADSDTD